The following DNA comes from Amycolatopsis albispora.
CGTTCGCCGAGCACCTCGGTGCCGAGCGGGCGGAGGTCACCGCTGTCGACGTACCGCGCCAGCTCGCCGGGGTTCGGCAGCACCGCGATGTCCGGCGGGCGGCCCTTCTGCACGTCCGACCGCAGCACCTGGCTGACCGACCGGGTGCCGCGGTAGTCGACCTCGATCCCGCTTTCGGTCTCGAACTCGTCGAGCACCGCGCGGAAGGCCTGCTCTTCGGCGCCTTCCCACGAAGCGAGCACGGTGAGCACCGGGGCGCCGGTGGCCCCGGCCGTGCAGGCGCTCAACCCGAGCAGCAGCACGCCGGACAGCGCGACCAGTGATCGTCTCATGTGGACCTGAACCGGTATTCGTCGATGCGGCGGCGGAACCCGGCCACCACCAGTCCGGCGATCGCCAGGCCGAGGCCCGCGATCAGGTACTCGGTGAAGGCGGGCAGATCGGCCGCCGCCAGCTCCTGAGTGACGCGGCGGCCGTCGTCGGCCGGGTCACCGGCGGTCGCGGCCGGTGCCGCGCCCCCGTCGGGAATGGTGGCGGCCAGCTCGTCCACCACGCCGCCGCAGTCCGGCCCGCAGTGGTCCCGGAGCAGCGACACCAGCTCCGGCCGCGCGGCCGCGGCCTCGGCCACCGCCCCGGACCGCCATTCCGCCACCGCCATGTCCACCGTGCTGCCCGCGTCCTTGGCCCCCGAAGCCGAGCCGAAACCGAACGAGGTGGTGACGATCAACCCGAGCAGCACCGCGGTGGCCCCGGCCAGCCAGAAGTTCCACCGCCGCCGGAACCGCCTGCGCAGCTCGAACTGGGCGTACCCGAGCAGCCCGAGCAGCGCCAGCGCGGGCAGCAGCCACAGCGCGGCCACCGCCGGGGCCAGCCAGCCGCCGGAGAGCTGCTCGCGCAGGGCCGTGTGCTGCAGGTCGGCGAGCGCGCCGAGCCGGACCAGGATGCCGTTGTCCGGCGCGTGCATCAGGCGTGAGGCGTACCAGAGGTCGGCGGCGCCGAGCATGCGGGTTTCCGGCTGCCGGTAGTGCGCGTCGGCCTGTTCGACGAAGTTCGCGTACCCGGCCAGCAGCCCTTCCACCACCTGCAGCGCGCGGCTGCCCTCGGCGCCCGCCGCGTTGTGCTCGGCGACCTGGGCCAGGCTCTGGCGCGCGGTGACCAGCTCGCTCTGGTGCCGCTCCCCCGGCCCGATCAGCGCCGCCTGCCCGGTGTGGAAGCTGATCACCACCGCGTTGTCCGCCTCGACCAGCGCGTCCTGCGCGGCCACCACCTCCAGCACGGCGGGTGCCGTCCCGGCCCGCACACCGGCCACAGTGGACTGGATACCGGCGAAGGTGGCCAGCGCGGCGAGCGTGACCACCGCGGTGGCGGCGAGCAGCCAGACCCGCAGCCGCCGCAACCGGCGCAGCGTGCTCATCTCGCCTCCACCGGGGTGCGGCACTGCCCGCACACCTTGGCGCCCGGCCGCAGGAGCCGGTCGCATTCGCGGCACCGCACCGGCTGCCCGTTCTCCGGGTCTCCCTGGGGCGCCGGACGCGGCACGGCCGAATCCATCGACAGGCCGGAACCGACCACGGCGGACTTGACGTCACGCGGCCGGAGCCCGTCCTTGAGCCGGACTCCGCCGTCCGGCCGTTCTTCGATCAGCCGTCCCAGCCGCGTCACCAGGTTCTCGTCGCCGAGCCGGACCGCCAGCCGCAGCGCCTCACCCCACCGGCCGACCGCCTCGGTGAGCGCACCGCCGTCGTAGGACCGCCAGCCGTCCTGGATCAGCCCGCGCAGCTCGGCCTGCTCGGTGTGCCTGCTGACCCGCTCGTCCACCCGGCTGGACAGCGTGAGGTCCTCGGTGACGTGCCCGAGCACGGTGCAGCTCGCCGCGGCGCCGACCGGCTCGACCCTGGCGAGCTGGATGTCCTCGGCGGCAGGCAGCGTGCCGGTGTGCACGTCGAAACACAAGTGGTACTCGCGGTGTTCGACCGCCCAGCCGCCGGTCGGCAGCTCGGCCACGCGCTCGCCGACCGGCCGCACCTGGCCGGTCAGGTCCACTTTGGACGGATAGACCTGCTTGGCGAAGCGCAGCGCGGTGAACGGCATGGTGCGGATGCGCAGCCGCAGATCCGGGATCACCCGGCCCATCGCCGACTCGATCAACCGCCGGAAGTCCGCGGCCAGGTCGGCTTCGGCCAGCACCGCGTCCGCCCGCCCGTGCAGCGCCCCGCAGATCCGCTCCAGCTCATGGGGCTGCCAGTCGTCCCCGATGCCGCGCGCGTCGCAGTCGAACCGGCCGGTGCACGCGGCCAGCGCCGGTCCCAGCCGTTCGGGCGGCTCCGACTCGTTCTTGCCGTCGGTGAGCAGGATCG
Coding sequences within:
- a CDS encoding VWA domain-containing protein — encoded protein: MTEESEVTPVPAGEESEFALELSQNKYLSPSDRAMHAILTVRAVGARPPAEAAEVLLVDCSASMDWPPTKIAAARQATAVAIDTLRDGVHFGVVRGTGHAELVYPERGLVRANDETRAAAKAKARGLIAGGGTAMSTWLSLAASLFEPYPEAVRHAILLTDGKNESEPPERLGPALAACTGRFDCDARGIGDDWQPHELERICGALHGRADAVLAEADLAADFRRLIESAMGRVIPDLRLRIRTMPFTALRFAKQVYPSKVDLTGQVRPVGERVAELPTGGWAVEHREYHLCFDVHTGTLPAAEDIQLARVEPVGAAASCTVLGHVTEDLTLSSRVDERVSRHTEQAELRGLIQDGWRSYDGGALTEAVGRWGEALRLAVRLGDENLVTRLGRLIEERPDGGVRLKDGLRPRDVKSAVVGSGLSMDSAVPRPAPQGDPENGQPVRCRECDRLLRPGAKVCGQCRTPVEAR